AAAAACTTGGCCGCGGAGTGGTGGCCATTCGTCTAAACTCTAAGGATGTATTTATTTCCTGGAGGTATCTTTCTTCTGATCCGATGAATGTTGGCTTCAATGTTTATCGCAACGGAGTTAAACTGACTAAGGAACCAGTAGCTAAAGGTACATTCTTTAAAGATTCTGATGAGGATTCTGCTAAGAAGGTTTACACAGTAAAATCAGTGATTCAGGGAAAAGAACAGGATGAGTTATCTGGCTCATACATTCTTCCTGCTAACGCACCAATAGGTTATATAAATATACCTCTTGATAAACCGGCTGATGGGGTAACTCCTGCTGGCGATAAATATACTTATTCTCCCAATGATGCAAGTATAGGAGATGTTGATGGAGATGGCGAATATGAAATTATCCTGAAATGGGATCCTTCCAATGCTCATGATAATGCTCACAATGGATATACAGGCAATGTATATTTTGATTGTTATCGCCTGAACGGAGAAAAGCTTTGGAGAATTGATATGGGAAAGAATATTCGTGCCGGAGCTCATTATACTCAGTTTATGGTCTTTGATCTGGATGGAGATAATAAGGCTGAGGTAGTGATGAAAACATCTGATGGAACGATTGATGGAACAGGAAAAGTAATTGGAAATCCGAATGCTGATTATCGTTCTGAAAATGGACGTATTCTTACAGGGTCTGAATATCTTACTGTTTTTAATGGAAAGACCGGAGCTGCTATGTCTACAATTGATTATATTCCGCAGCGCGGTGACCTGATGGGATGGGGTGATGATCATGCTAACAGATCAGATCGCTATTTGGCTTGTGTAGCATATCTGGATGGAGTTCATCCAAGTGTAGTGATGTGCCGTGGATATTACACTCGCACTGTACTTGCAGCTTTTGACTGGGATGGGAAAGAATTGAAAAATCGTTGGACCTTTGATTCTAATGTTCCGGGTAATGAGAAATATGCCGGACAAGGAAATCATAATCTTCGTGTAGGTGATGTGGATGGCGACGGATGTGACGAGATAGTCTATGGCGCATGTGTTATTGATAATAATGGTAAAGGACTTTATTCCACTGGTATGGGACATGGCGATGCTTTGCACATGACAGCTTTTGATCCTTCCAGCAAAGAACTTCAGGTGTGGGATTGCCATGAAAACAAAAAGGATGGCTCTTCATTCCGCGATGCCCGTACTGGAAAAATAATTTTTCAGGTAAGGAGTAATACTGATGTGGGACGTGCAATGGCTGCTGATATTGATCCAACAAATCCGGGAGTAGAAATGTGGTCTTTAGAAAGCGGGGGTATAAGAAATATAAAAGGTGAAGTTATTAATCCTAATCTGAGAACTGTTTCTGTAAATTCAGCAGTTTGGTGGGATGGCGATCTTTTAAGAGAACTGCTTGACAAGAACTCTATTAGTAAATATGATTGGAAAACGGGAAGGTGTCAGCCTATATTTACAGCTCAGGATTGTTCTTCAAACAATGGAACTAAATCTACTCCTGCTCTTCAGGGCGATATTATCGGTGACTGGAGAGAGGAAGTTTTATTGCGCACTTCAGACAATTCGGCTTTGCATTTATATGTTTCAACAATTCCTACTGAATATCGTTTTCATACATTCCTTGAAGATCCGGTTTATCGCATAAGTATTGCTACACAAAATGTGGCTTATAACCAGCCTACTCAACCTGGATTTTATTTTGGTACTGACTTGAAAGGTATATTTAGAGGATATAATTTTAACTCAGATAAGAAATAATTTGTAAATTAGTTCTGTAAGATTATTTATATGAAGAAATCAATTTTGTTGATTGCGATAATGCAAACAGCTTTAGCTTTTTCATTATCGGCGCAGAAAAAGGAAAAGGTCAACGATTCAAATGCTCCGCTTCATCTGTTGCAACCGGCATATAAAGTTCCATACGGAGAGCTTTCTACCGGTGCAATAAAGAAAGATCTGAACCGTATCCTTTCATATCTTGAAACAGCTACTCCTGCACGTGTAGTCGATAAAAATACTCAAAAGGAAATAACCGATTACAGCAAGATAAATGCTGATGCACAGTTGGAACGCGGAACTTTCCGTCTGGCCAGTTATGAGTGGGGAGTAACTTATGCGGCAATGCTTGATGCTGCTTTAGCTACAGGTGACAGTAAATATTCTGATTATGTATATAAGCGGTTTAGCTTTTTGAATAATGTAGCTCCGT
This genomic interval from uncultured Bacteroides sp. contains the following:
- a CDS encoding rhamnogalacturonan lyase, translating into MKNFILTFFFLFSIGVVAQPNYNYSVLKREKLGRGVVAIRLNSKDVFISWRYLSSDPMNVGFNVYRNGVKLTKEPVAKGTFFKDSDEDSAKKVYTVKSVIQGKEQDELSGSYILPANAPIGYINIPLDKPADGVTPAGDKYTYSPNDASIGDVDGDGEYEIILKWDPSNAHDNAHNGYTGNVYFDCYRLNGEKLWRIDMGKNIRAGAHYTQFMVFDLDGDNKAEVVMKTSDGTIDGTGKVIGNPNADYRSENGRILTGSEYLTVFNGKTGAAMSTIDYIPQRGDLMGWGDDHANRSDRYLACVAYLDGVHPSVVMCRGYYTRTVLAAFDWDGKELKNRWTFDSNVPGNEKYAGQGNHNLRVGDVDGDGCDEIVYGACVIDNNGKGLYSTGMGHGDALHMTAFDPSSKELQVWDCHENKKDGSSFRDARTGKIIFQVRSNTDVGRAMAADIDPTNPGVEMWSLESGGIRNIKGEVINPNLRTVSVNSAVWWDGDLLRELLDKNSISKYDWKTGRCQPIFTAQDCSSNNGTKSTPALQGDIIGDWREEVLLRTSDNSALHLYVSTIPTEYRFHTFLEDPVYRISIATQNVAYNQPTQPGFYFGTDLKGIFRGYNFNSDKK